The genomic region GGCCGTAACCCCGAACGTGCTACTGCAGCCCGTAAGCGATCAcacgccgagcccgacTACCCGCGCTACCTGACGAGCCGGAGTTTACTGGAGTACGAGGTCGCGGACCCGGCGTTCCGCCGCCAAATCCTCATCCAGTACTTTATCCTCTTCCAGTTCCTGCTCAGCCTTACGAAGGACAGCGCGAAACAAACCGTCACGGGCGGCATGCCCAAGACCTTCGTCCTCGAAGGCAGTAATGCCGATTGGGTCGCCGCGACAGCCCGTGTGATCAGACAGGAGCTCAAGCAGATGCCGGACGGAATGGACGTGGACCGCGTAGTTGCCGAGCTCATGAACCGCGAACGCCGATACGTACGTCCGCTTAAGTGAtcagctgaccccaggctGGCTGGAAGAACGACGGGTGCcacgaggccgagtggCACCTCACCCCCGCGTCGACGGACCTGGCAcgcagcgcggcggcaaAGTGGAAGCGACACTGCGGGCCCATGCGGCACTGGATGCATCCCATGGGTACGCCGGCTTTATCGCGGATCCAGGCGAGCAAGTATACCGACATGAGCGACTTTCTTGGCGACCCTGTGCGCTCCGAGACGGTGTTtacgctcgaggagaagctggccgagatcgaggctgaggaggaggacgaccgGGCAATGGGCCGCGAGTCGCCAGCCGAGCTGAGAGAGGTGAGTGTGGTGAGATGGAGGGGTGGAGTAGGACTGGGTGGAAATGCCGGATCACCCGCTGACGGCAGCAAAAACGCATCATCAACTGGCTCGCACTccgccaagcgcggcgcACACACCCGCGCTTTGTCGCGTCCCTCGGCATGGAGTATAACCTGcacaagctcgtcgcggctATCCGCGAAaacgaggccaaggtcgctGCCAAGCGGGcggccgtcgaggcgggcgaggaaTCGGGTGAGGAGAAGGATGAGGGTGGGGAAGGCGGGGAaggcggggaaggtggagagaaggacgagagcgacgacgagcggccCAGCCCGAACAGGGACAGCTCGGGCTCGCCTCCCGAGGCCAAGACGGGGCGTGCGGCAGCGGAGGAGAAGCCTGGGAGCCCCTTCGCTGCTACGGCTGCGGAGGTAGCGAAGGCCGAGGATCTGTCGCCGGCCAAGTCTGCCTCTCCCAAGTCGCCCAAGGCTTCAAGAACTGTGTCGCCTGCCGAACCTGAACATGCCGAGCCTGTTGGTGACGCAGACGTCGAGATGAAGTCGGCTTCtgaggagggcgacctGGCGCCTGCGGAGTAGAGTGGCTAGACAGCATATGCATTTTATTTGTACCATTGTCTACGCAGGAATGCAGCAGAGGCACGTCCTCTAGAAGTCTACTATCCGCAACTTCTTCGCTCACAGCCTACCTGCATTCGTGGTCTCCACCTTTCCTCCTCTGGTCTCTCCCCGTCAGAACGGTCCACGGTATCGCCAGGCACACTAGCTACGACGCAGGACCCGTCGCGGGGCCCATCGTACTCAGTGGCGTCAGGTTAGGCCAGCGCGCACGtatctcgtcgtcgctctcgaACAGCGTGACGAGCTCGCAGATCAGCTCCTTCTGCTCGGGGCAGAGAGCGTCCACAATCCCCAGCGCGCtgaccttggcgcgcttCGAGGGTGGAGAGTTAGATACcggtcgagcgcgctgaCACGCGAACTCGTCTGCAAGATGACTCGCAAGGTAGTCGGAGAAAccgccctcgtcggcgccgtaCGCGTCCGCAGCAAGCAGCACACCGCGCAGCAGGCTGTGCAGTGCGTGGCTCGCAAACggaagtggaggaggggtgtGCGCCGGCGTAGTGGAAGAGAGCATCGTTGGCGTCGGAGCGGGCATGGCGGCGAGAGGAACGAAGGGGGAGCGATGGGTGAAGAGGTGCGGGAGGTAGGCGTTGATCAACGCCACGGCCAGTGGGGGCGCGCACGCGTATGGCATGTGGAGCACGCTGACGAACGCGAGGAACTGGACCTCCGGTGAGTTTGGAGGTGTATCGATCGTCGGGGGGTACAAGATGTCGGTGGAGatgacgccctcgaggagagggagagcgCTGCGGAGGGAGGTATCGAGGGCGTCGTAAAGGCGCGATTCCCAGCCGGCAGGCACCACGTCGAGGTGCTGGACGTTGGCTAACTCGGCACGCAGTGTCACGAGCGGGGCGGAGGGATCGAGGGGTACGGACACGGGTCCGCCATCTGGGCCACCTACGGCGTCGATGCGCGCGCGGACGCCAGGAACGTCGAATGAGCTGCTGAGCATCACCGACTCTAAGCCTGTAGCAGGGTCAAGAAGGCGCGCGATTGCCGGCGCGTTCGCGCGCAGGAGCGGAGTGGGGAAGGCACTGTCGAGCACCAGAGTCTGGAGCACATTGAGGTGCACACCCGACAATATACCCTGCCGCTCAATCTCGGCACAGAGCCACCTCACCACGCCACCGAGACACCAGCTCAGGATC from Cutaneotrichosporon cavernicola HIS019 DNA, chromosome: 2 harbors:
- a CDS encoding uncharacterized protein (THO complex subunit 1 transcription elongation factor); translated protein: MGTPLYTALGDALESFTAASWAAREPMLAGHSGPQALVPLDRELLKEQVTQLWATIGSGEPSTGKRADVLRYTLEMVARDLVVRPVMNRELTEPEASAPDTTKSRFQTAVQDRLDIVLTLLEVVFAANPAPALETGALFIPLLEEFPELLLSSTWHQLFEYVESRATRFTKDMPVAKGKQLSMLRLINSFLRMLSCTPGDLELRGRVQMFASRAISVADKSAINLRGEYARVSTTWEGEEASSPKADGDVEMADDSKAASPSQPDFYAALWSLQPYFAYPPSLDGPEVGGSTPFDEFRTKSDFVLARMFEATRKERVLLGRNPERATAARKRSHAEPDYPRYLTSRSLLEYEVADPAFRRQILIQYFILFQFLLSLTKDSAKQTVTGGMPKTFVLEGSNADWVAATARVIRQELKQMPDGMDVDRVVAELMNRERRYAGWKNDGCHEAEWHLTPASTDLARSAAAKWKRHCGPMRHWMHPMGTPALSRIQASKYTDMSDFLGDPVRSETVFTLEEKLAEIEAEEEDDRAMGRESPAELREQKRIINWLALRQARRTHPRFVASLGMEYNLHKLVAAIRENEAKVAAKRAAVEAGEESGEEKDEGGEGGEGGEGGEKDESDDERPSPNRDSSGSPPEAKTGRAAAEEKPGSPFAATAAEVAKAEDLSPAKSASPKSPKASRTVSPAEPEHAEPVGDADVEMKSASEEGDLAPAE